One segment of Cryptococcus neoformans var. grubii H99 chromosome 2, complete sequence DNA contains the following:
- a CDS encoding L-carnitine dehydratase/bile acid-inducible protein F has translation MLRMALFRIQPLHFGKTVLRSGVQPYASSVSRLRSFSTPAIVNDDRPLAGIKVVDLTRILAGPFATMMLSDLGADVIKIESPKNGDDTRSWLPPFAPVPPESYPRPDLPPESAYFLQANRNKRSLTLNLKSVQGQKIIKRLIEKADVLVENYVPGKLKNFGLSWEEVKEINPGLIYCSITGYGSTGPYSQSPGYDVVIEAEAGLMHITGEKDGKPVKVGVAVTDVLTGHYAQSGILAALLKRQKTGKGSRVECSLFESQIASLCNIGANYLIAGEEATRWGTSHPSIVPYQVFPTKDSFIMLSAGNDSQFATLCSPAVLNKPDWLNDDRFSSNHKRVEHRDAMIALIEEVLSEKTTEEWCQKLLGKGLPFAPINNIAQTFSHPQAIAREVVEEVVHPRAGKIKLAAPAVAYDGSKPKLYRPPPYLGQHTEEVLTELGYSSGEIKKMKLDGVI, from the exons ATGTTACGTATGGCTCTCTTCAGGATTCAACCCTTGCATTTTGGCAAGACTGTATTACGGTCTGGTGTGCAACCTTACGCATCCTCAGTATCACGCCTGCGAAGCTTCTCTACTCCAGCTATTGTGAATGATGATAGGCCGCTCGCTGGTATCAAGGTGGTAGACTTGACAAGGATTCTTGCTGGGCCGTTTGCCACAATGATGCTT TCTGATCTTGGGG CCGATGTCATTAAG ATTGAATCCCCTAAGAACGGTGATGACACACGCTCATGGCTCCCTCCTTTCGCCCCAGTCCCACCTGAGAGTTATCCAAGGCCTGACCTCCCTCCTGAATCGGCCTACTTTTTGCAAGCCAATAGAAACAAGCGATC TCTGACGCTTAACCTGAAATCTGTACAAGGACAAAAAATCATCAAAAGATTGATCGAAAAAGCAGATGTCCTCGTGGAAAATTA CGTGCCAGGGAAACTGAAAAATTTTGGTCTCTcatgggaagaagtgaAAGAAATAAACCCAGGGTTAATCTACTGCTCTATTACAG GATATGGATCAACCGGACCTTATTCTCAGTCACCGGGATACGACGTTGTTATTGAAGCTGAAGCAGGACTAATGCATATCACCggagagaaagatggtAAACCCGTCAAG GTTGGGGTGGCAGTCACAGACGTCCTGACTGGGCATTATGCGCAATCTGGTATTTTGGCAGCTCTTTTGAAGCGTCAGAAGACAGGGAAAGGCTCTCGCGTTGAGTGTAGTCTGTTTGAAAGTCAG ATTGCTTCTCTCTGCAATATAGGTGCCAATTATCTCAttgcaggagaagaagctacCCGCTGGGGCACATCACACCCCTCCATAGTCCCTTACCAAGTGTTTCCCACCAAGGATTCTTTTATAATGCTCTCAGCTGGCAATGATTCTCAATTCGCGACTCTTTGCTCACCTGCTGTGCTTAACAAGCCTGATTGGTTAAATGACGACCGGTTTTCTAGTAACCACAAGAGAGTGGAGCATAGAGATGCCATGATTGCACTTATTGAGGAAGTTCTCTCTGAAAAAACAACCGAGGAATGGTGCCAGAAACTCTTAGGAAAAGG GCTACCGTTTGC ACCAATCAACAATATCGCTCAAACATTCTCTCATCCACAAGCGATAGCGAGAGAGGTAGTAGAAGAAGTAGTC CATCCGCGGGCTGGTAAGATCAAGCTTGCAGCACCAGCCGTCGCATATGATGGTAGCAAGCCGAAG CTATATCGCCCACCGCCGTATTTAGGTCAACATACTGAGGAAGTCTTAACAGAACTCGGCTACAGCTCTGGTGAAataaagaagatgaagttgGATGGCGTCATATGA
- a CDS encoding RING-box protein 1, whose protein sequence is MEVDQVANPGKSAAENDKKPRFEVKKWNAVALWAWDIAVDNCAICKSHIMDLCMDCQANQGAESENGCTVAWGICNHAFHFHCISRWLKTRQVCPLDNRQWELQKYGR, encoded by the exons ATGGAAGTCGACCAGGTAGCAAACCCAGGAAAGTCAGCAGCCGAAAATGACAAGAAGCCGAGGTTCgaagtgaagaag TGGAATGCTGTTGCTTTATGGGCATGGG ACATTGCCGTTGACAACTGTGCCATTTGCAAGAGTCACATCATGGACCTTTGCATGGATTGCCAGGCCAATCAAGGCGCAGAAAGCGAAAATG GGTGTACTGTAGCATGGGGTATCTGTAAT CACGCTTTCCACTTTCATTGCATCTCTAGATGGCTCAAAACTCGACAAG TATGCCCCCTCGATAA CCGACAATGGGAACTTCAGAAGTACGGTCGCTAA
- a CDS encoding aromatic amino acid aminotransferase I, protein MYIYRYIYYIETRKQKTETPLGYYNLPKQRLTMPSVAAVPVKLDYQSFLSQEAKGRIRSQLRDLRYFQAIPGMISFGGGLPHPSTWPVNAMVLSVPFAKKSIFIPGYESTDPTSLHPLAPYTPPTKLSIATDPFAPDLARDLQYSSNFGLPYFVDWLTQHVKRIHDPPYPEDRWQVLATAGNTDASDGVVRTLCSPGDSMLLEEFAFPGSLTHYKSLGINCVGVPMDGEGIVPSALEKILAEWNEEARGGPKPKAILIVPTCSNPSGITYPTPRKNEIYAICRKWNLLIIEDDPYCYLQVRPNGADTPLIPSFLSLDVDGRVVRLDSFSKFIAPGSRCGWITGPKELVTAVMVKAEASSNGPSGFAVASISAVIKAWGGHEGLERDYLPHISDTYSKRSNLMVSLIRKYVPVEAAECPDGSGGMFLWVRLRVESHPQLSTLSPEEISDKVFHTLIGEKVMVAPSSYFKTPGGPVWSKDEESKRIFVRLSFSFSTADEMEEGVKRFARGLRKEWGIQNLDEVEH, encoded by the exons atgtatatatatcGTTATATATATTATATCGAGACTAGGAAACAGAAGACAGAAACTCCTCTAGGCTACTATAATTTGCCCAAACAACGTTTAACGATGCCTTCTGTCGCAGCCGTCCCTGTTAAGCTCGACTATCAATCTTTCCTTAGTCAGGAGGCGAAGGGACGAATAAGGTCTCAATTGAGAGATCTCAGGTATTTTCAGGCCATCCCGGGTATGATTAGT TTCGGTGGAGGCTTACCCCATCCGTCCACCTGGCCAGTTAACGCCATGGTACTGTCTGTTCCATTCGCCAAAAAGTCTATCTTCATTCCCGGATATGAGA GCACTGATCCGACCAGTCTCCATCCTTTGGCTCCGTATACCCCACCAACGAAGCTCAGTATTGCGACTGATCCCTTTGCCCCTGATCTCGCTCGGGATCTCCAATACTCATCGAATTTTGGTTTGCCATACTTTGTTGACTGGCTCACCCAGCACGTGAAAAGAATACATGATCCACCGTACCCTGAAGACCGATGGCAGGTTCTTGCCACCGCTGGCAACACGGATGCGTCGGATGGGGTAGTCAGAACACTGTGCAGCCCAGGAGACTCTATGTTACTTGAAGAATTTG CCTTCCCTGGCTCTTTAACACATTACAAGTCACTGGGCATCAACTGTGTTGGTGTTCCAatggatggtgaaggaatTGTCCCCAGCGCACTTGAAAAGATACTGGCCGAATGGAATGAGGAAGCTCGAGGCGGTCCAAAACCGAAAGCTATCCTTATCGTACC CACTTGCTCAAACCCCTCAGGAATCACTTACCCGACCCCCAGGAAAAATGAAATATATGCAATCTGCCGAAAATGGAATTTGCTCATCATTGAGGATGATCCTT ATTGTTACCTCCAGGTGAGGCCCAATGGGGCTGACACGCCGTTGATTCCGTCATTCTTGTCCTTGGATGTTGATGGTCGAGTGGTGCGCTTGGACTCTTTTTCTAAGTTTATCGCCCCTGGGAGCAGGTGTGGTTGGATCACAGGACCGAAGGAGCTGGTAACCGCTGTCATGGTAAAGGCAGAAGCAAGCTCC AATGGACCATCAGGTTTTGCAGTtgcttccatctccgcTGTGATCAAGGCATGGGGCGGCCACGAAGGACTGGAAAGGGATTATCTTCCCCATATCTCGG ATACATATTCCAAGCGGTCTAATCTTATGGTGTCTCTCATTCGCAAATATGTCCCTGTAGAAGCGGCTGAATGCCCTGATGGGTCTGGAGGGATGTTCCTCTGGGTAAGACTACGTGTTGAATCCCATCCCCAGTTATCCACTCTCTCACCTGAAGAGATTTCAGACAAAGTGTTCCACACTCTCATCGGAGAGAAAGTAATGGTGGCCCCGTCTAGCTACTTTAAAACACCTGGAGGGCCGGTATGGTCTAAAGACGAAGAATCCAAAAGAATCTTTGTCAGGTTGagcttctctttttctACCGCagatgaaatggaagaaggcgtGAAGAGATTCGCGAGAGGATTGAGAAAGGAATGGGGAATCCAGAACCTTGATGAAGTTGAGCACTAG
- a CDS encoding solute carrier family 25 (mitochondrial phosphate transporter), member 3, with amino-acid sequence MATENAKTVAKELAGTPLTPNFTSKDYSIFFTAGALCCTLSHGGMTPIDVIKTRIQIDPGLKGYSLIKGGRHIVATEGTKGLLTGFGPTAVGYLLQGGAKFAGYEASKKYLVELSGSRESAIKNRTAIYLGGATIAEFFADILLTPLEATRIRLVSNPKFASGLVSGLTKIASTEGFGSLYAGFIPILAKQVPYAIGQFTVNERCTEFIYNRMTPETRKSLSSTAQFGITLGSGIIAGFAAAVLSHPADTLLSQINKGHGPKGSMIYRLGALGKEAGFRGLFAGLGPRMIMTAGLVSSQFIMYGWIKEALGARPGIEIHKETHTK; translated from the exons ATGGCAACTGAAAACGCCAAAACCGTGGCAAAGGAGTTGGCCGGGACACCCCTTACTCCCAATTTCACGAGTAAGGATTAtagcatcttcttcaccgcTGGTGCCTTGTGTTGTACTTT GTCCCATGGTGGCATGACCC CCATCGATGTGATCAAGACCCGAATCCAAATCGATCCGGGCCTTAAGGGCTATTCATTAATCAAAGGTGGTAGACATATCGTTGCTACTGAGGGTACAAAAGGTCTTTTGACTGGATTTGGCCCTACCGCCGTTGGGTATCTGCTGCAGGGTGGAGCTAAGTTCGCCGGCTACGAAGCTTCT AAAAAATACCTCGTGGAACTCTCTGGCAGTAGAGAGAGCGCTATCAAGAATCGAACAGCCATTTACCTCGGTGGTGCCACCATTGCCGA GTTCTTTGCTGATATTCTATTGACTCCTCTGGAGGCCACGCGTATTCGATTAGTATCGAATCCAAAG TTTGCCAGCGGTCTTGTCAGCGGCTTGACTAAGATTGCCTCTACCGAAGGATTTGGCAGTCTATATGCGGGATTTATTCCCATATTGGCCAAACAAGTTCCATACGCCATTG GTCAATTTACCGTCAACGAACGCTGTACCGAGTTTATCTATAACAGGATGACTCCCGAGACCAGAAAGAGCCTATCTTCTACTGCCCAATTCGGAATCACTCTTGGGTCGGGTATCATTGCTGGTTTCGCTGCGGCTGTTTTGAGTCAT CCTGCCGATACCCTCCTTTCTCAAATCAACAAGGGACATGGACCCAAGGGATCAATGATCTATAGACTTGGAGCCCTAGGCAAAGAAGCAGGATTCAGGGGTCTTTTTGCTGGTCTTGGTCCAAGAATGA TCATGACTGCTGGTCTGGTGTCATCTCAGTTCATCATGTATGGCTGGATTAAGGAGGCTTTGGGGGCCAGGCCAGGTATAGAAATCCACAAGGAAACCCACACTAAATAG
- a CDS encoding histone acetyltransferase ESA1: MSPSTPPTPHGRGSGSEPGTPAPSVAAGGSYTIDDVVPGVKIYVIKPLSNGQAEQRRAEILSTRPKPKPSAFAPPPPPDAPSPDPRDDTEYYVHYVEFNKRLDEWVGGSRLVLSKEMEWPKAKDEPKKKDRPVKAQPSKAPSRATGSPIPSDSLLKKAANKAAMAAGKATPGKAMPSSKLGKASKIGKAGKIPQKRKAKVEADTEAEEESNEDNDALGEDEDMDEDGDVTLVASDGAIDPSREVVAAPSNPRAAPQVFSKKQEIEKLRTSGSMTQSHSEISRVKNLNKLQIGKHEVETWYFSPYPIEYAHLPVLYICEFCLLYYSSATQLRRHRAKCTLLHPPGNEIYRHEGISFFEIDGRKQRTWCRNLCLISKCFLDHKTLYYDVDPFLYYCMTIKDDYGCHLIGYFSKEKESAEGYNVACILTLPQHQRKGYGRLLIEFSYELSKVEGKLGSPEKPLSDLGLLGYRAYWQEKIVELLLDSDYEISLDEIAQRTSITHGDIMHTCQALQMIKYYKNSHIIHLTDAVIEQHKKTKAKPRRAINPAYLKWKPPVFSRAQLAFGF; this comes from the exons ATGTCACCGTCAACACCGCCAACCCCTCACGGTCGAGGGAGTGGTAGCGAACCGGGTACTCCGGCACCGTCTGTGGCCGCTGGAGGATCATATACAATTGAT GATGTCGTTCCTGGGGTCAAGATCTATGTCATTAAGCCTCTTTCGAACGGCCAAGCCGAGCAACGCAGAGCGGAAATTCTTTCCACCCGTCCTAAACCCAAACCTTCAGCTTTTgcacctccaccgcctcctGATGCGCCCTCTCCCGACCCAAGAGACGATACAGAGTACTACGTTCATTATGTCGAATTTAATAAACGTCTAGATGAATGGGTCGGCGGAAGCAGACTGGTGTTGAGTAAAGAAATGGAATGGCCGAAAGCAAAGGATGAgccgaagaaaaaggacagACCTGTGAAAGCCCAACCTTCTAAGGCCCCGTCTAGGGCCACTGGCTCACCTATCCCTTCCGATAGTCTCTTGAAAAAGGCGGCGAATAAGGCTGCTATGGCTGCAGGTAAAGCCACTCCAGGGAAAGCaatgccttcttcaaaactTGGGAAAGCAAGCAAGATTGGCAAAGCTGGCAAAATTCCTCAAAAGCGAAAGGCTAAGGTCGAAGCGGACacagaagcagaagaggagagtaATGAAGATAATGATGCTTTAGGCGAGGACGAAGACATGGACGAAGACGGCGATGTGACCTTAGTCGCATCTGATGGCGCCATTGACCCCAGCCGTGAAGTCGTTGCCGCCCCTTCAAATCCTCGTGCGGCGCCCCAAGTGTTCTCCAAAAAGCAAGAAATCGAAAAACTCAGGACGTCTGGCTCCATGACACAGTCTCATTCGGAGATCAGCAGGGTCAAAAACCTTAACAAGCTTCAAATCGGGAAGCATGAAGTTGAGACATGGTATTTCTCTCCTTATCCGATTGAATACGCACATCTTCCTGTTCTTTACATCTGCGAATTCTGTCTTCTCTATTATTCTTCTGCCACACAACTCAGGCGACATAGAGCGAAATGTACTCTTCTGCATCCTCCAGGCAACGAAATTTACCGCCACGAAGGTATTTCATTCTTTGAAATCGATGGTCGAAAACAACGCACTTGGTGCAGGAATCTATgtctcatctccaaatGTTTCCTCGACCATAAAACCTTGTACTACGATGTCGATCCTTTCCTTTACTATTGTATGACTATCAAAGATGACTACGGTTGTCATCTTATTGGTTACTTTtcgaaagaaaaggagtCAGCCGAGGGGTATAATGTTGCCTGTATCCTGACTCTACCTCAACACCAGAGAAAGGGTTATGGTCGACTATTGATCGAGTTCTCGTACGAGCTCTCAAAAGTGGAAGGAAAGCTGGGGAGCCCTGAGAAGCCTTTATCGGATCTGGGTTTGTTGGGTTATCGAGCGTATTggcaggagaagattgtcgAATTGCTACTGGACAGTGATTATGAGATCAGTCTGGACGAGATCGCCCAAAGGACGTCAATCACCCATGGCGATATCATGCACAC TTGTCAAGCCCTACAGATGATCAAATACTACAAGAACAGCCACATTATCCATCTCACGGATGCTGTTATTGAACAAcacaaaaagacaaaagcTAAACCTCGGCGCGCAATCAACCCCGCATATTTGAAATGGAAGCCGCCGGTCTTTAGTAGAGCGCAATTGGCGTTTGGTTTTTAA
- a CDS encoding monolysocardiolipin acyltransferase: MSPPSLASALTLSTIGLASRSFLRLTTKEFKVEGLPILLDALNIPHGEKGKGKIKADDGSDPSLKPRRGILTICNHNSVVDDPMMWSLLPLSTYFPFASPSHTCRNNRWTLGASDIMFTNSVHSKFFNLGQVIETHRGAGIFQEAIDRAVKLLQEGNWIHIFPEGKVNQQLTNPEGGLLRFKWGVGRIVMDSEIMPEIIPMWISGFDQIMPETRGFPRFVPRPGANISITVGQPLTSQIQPLVKAWKDMASEEKGTLGIGGEWEQKVKGEGLAGQQQREVRNKGQLIHGREKEVRIKIVEALQEGMRKLGQDVERREGRFKRGLWSHSTRQPV, encoded by the exons ATGTCCCCGCCCTCCCTTGCATCTGCCTTGACACTGTCAACGATCGGGCTTGCATCAAGATCATTTCTTCGTCTTACCACAAAAGAATTCAAAGTTGAAGGATTGCCCATATTGCTCGACGCTCTCAATATACCACACGGAGAAAAAGGTAAAGGCAAGATAAAAGCCGATGATGGAAGTGATCCCTCACTGAAACCGAGGAGAGGGATCCTAACGA TATGCAACCATAATTCGGTAGTGGACGATCCCATG ATGTGGTCCCTGTTGCCTCTTTCCACATATTTCCCCTTTGCATCTCCTTCACATACATGCCGTAACAATCGGTGGACATTAGGAGCTTCGGATATCATGTTCACCAACTCTGTTCACAGCAAATTTTTCAACCTTGGACAGGTAATTGAAACACATCGCGGGGCAGGCATTTTCCAGGAAGCCATTGATCGAGCTGTCAAGCTTCTACAAGAGGGTAATTGG ATTCACATCTTCCCGGAGGGTAAGGTGAACCAGCAGCTCACAAACCCAGAGGGTGGTTTATTACGGTTCAAATGGGGAGT GGGACGCATCGTCATGGATTCTGAGATCATGCCAGAAATCATACCCATGTGGATATCAG GTTTTGATCAAATCATGCCTGAAACTCGCGGATTCCCACGTTTTGTCCCTCGTCCTGGAGCAAATATCAGTATCACTGTCGGACAGCCGCTCACCTCACAAATTCAACCACTAGTGAAAGCTTGGAAAGATATGGCTtcagaagagaagggaacTCTGGGCATaggaggagaatgggaacagaaggtgaaaggagaaggtcTGGCCGGACAACAGCAAAGAGAAGTGAGAAATAAAGGACAGCTTATACATgggcgagagaaggaagtgagGATAAAAATCGTAGAGGCCTTACAAGAGGGTATGCGGAAGTTGGGGCAAGATGTGGAACGAAGAGAAGGGCGATTCAAAAGGGGCCTTTGGTCCCATTCAACCAGGCAACCGGTATAG